Below is a window of Myroides profundi DNA.
TAATAACTCCATCACTGGATCTATATGGAAACGATTAGGAAAAGAAGTAACGCTTAGTCTACTAAATGGTTTCTTACTTGCTATTCTGATGATGCTAGGAAGTCACTTCTTATTAGGAGTTGATTATATCATAGGTATCACTGTATCTATAGCACTGATTAGTGTAATAATCATCGCTAGTCTTATCGGTACCTTTGTTCCGATCTTACTGAATAAATATGGTATAGACCCTGCTTTAGCTACAGGTCCTTTTATCACTACAAGTAATGATATCTTCGGAATCTTAATTTACTTTTCAATTGCAAAGGTTATTTTAGGTTTCTAGATTATTTAAAGCTAAATCACAACAATGAACACTAAGAAAGTATTACATATAGATAGTAATCATCCTTTAATGATTACACAACTAGCAGAACTAGGATACGAAAATGTAGAAAACTACACTTCTAGTAAAGAAGAAATAGCAGAAAGCATAAACGAATATGAAGGTATCATTATCCGAAGTCGCTTTTCTATTGATCAATCTTTTTTAGAGAAAGCAACTAATTTAAAGTTCATTGGACGTGTCGGTGCTGGACTAGAGAATATAGACTGTGCATATGCAGAGACTAAAGGTATAGCACTTATCGCTGCTCCTGAAGGCAATAGAACTGCAGTAGGAGAACATGCCTTAGGGATGCTACTAAGCCTAATGAATAAACTCAACTTAGTCGATCAAGAAGTAAGACAAGGAATCTGGATTAGAGAAGGAAACAGAGGACATGAGATAGAAGGTAAAACAGTAGGTATTATAGGCTATGGAAATATGGGAAATGCTTTTGCCAAACGCCTACAAGGGTTTGACTGTGAAGTAATCTTCCACGATATCAGAGAAGGACTAGAGAATGCCTATGCAAAACAAGTAAGCTTAGCAGAGTTACAAGAAAGAGCTGATATCCTAAGTCTACATACTCCGCAGACACCGGAGACCATGTATCTCATCAACAAGGAACTAATCCAAGGGTTCAAAAAGCCTTTCTGGTTTATAAATACTGCTAGAGGGAAGTCTGTCAATACTACAGATCTAGTCGAAGCTTTAAAGTCTGGTAAAGTAAGAGGTGCTGCATTAGACGTATTAGAGTACGAGAAGTCTTCTTTCGAGAATATGTTTTCTGATAACACTCTTCCTGAACCTATGCAATACTTAATACAAGCTAAGAATGTATTACTATCCCCTCATATCGGAGGATGGACTATAGAGAGCAAAGAAAAACTAGCTCAAACAATTATAGACAAAATCAAATTACTATAACAAACCAAAAAGGAGTTTCAATAGAAACTCCTTTTTTTATGACTGTTGCTTTTCGCTTTTGTTATTTTCTTCTTGAATCTTTCTTTCAAGTTCTGCTTCGAATTCTTCCATTACAGGTTTCACTGTGCTTTCTGGTAGATCAGCAATCTTGATATACATCAGACCATCTATAGCATTATTAAACAATGGATCGACATTAAAAGCAATCACCTTTGCATTCTGCTTAATGTATTTTTTAATCAATACAGGCAATCTTAACTTTCCTGGTTCTACATCCTCGATGATCTTATCGAATTTATTTAAATCAGAATCTGTCTCACTAAAGATTAAATCTTTCTCACTATCCTTAAGATTTACTTTATATTCCATCTTAGGAGTAACATACTGGGCAATATAAGGATCAAAATAATGTGATCTCATAAACTCAATCATTAATGATTTAGAGAAATCAGAGAACTGATTACTAATACTCACTCCACCGATTAAGTACTTGTGCTCAGGATATCTCAATGTAGTATGTACAATACCTTTCCACAATAAGAATAGAGGCATTGGTTTTTGTTGATACTCTTTAATAATAAAAGCTCTACCCATCTCTATAGACTGAGACATCATCGGATAAAGCTCAGATTCGAAGCGGAACAACTCATTTAGATAGAACCCATTGATTCCATATTTCTTATAAATCTCTGTCCCTAATCCCATACGATATGCTCCACAAATCTGTTGAGTATCATTATCCCATAAGAACATATGGTGATAATACTTATCGTATTGGTCTAAGTCTAGTTCATTATTCGTTCCCTCCCCTACTTGTCTAAACGTAATTTCTCTTAAACGTCCTAATTCTATTAGGATTGTTGGTATTAGATCTGATTTACACAAGAATATCTCGTAATTCTTACTCTGTAATAATCTATAATCACCTTCTCTCAGCGTATTAATCTCTTCTAAAATCTTCTCTACTGGCTGTGCCTCAATAATATCTTTCACGCTTTTTGGTAATTTGAAATTAAATGATGGTACTTTAATCCATTTACGTATATCTTCATCCTTATATGCATTAGACAATAAGTATGTTTTAAAACGCAGGAAGTTACCATAATCATTTATATCATAGTGTTCACTTTGTTCTTCTACTGATATTGGTCTACCTATCCTTACTTTGATCACTCTATTTTTTTGAGTCAATAGTTCAGAAGGCAGTTTAGCTGTACGTAACGTAGGATTTATCTGAGACAAGAAATAGAATAACTTACTATTTGTTGCATGAAAATAAATAGGCACTACAGGTACATTTGCTTTCTTTATCAATTTAATAGCTCCTTCTTCCCAAGGTTTATCTACGATAAGTTTATCATCTTTATACGTAGACACTTCCCCTGCTGGGAATATCCCTAGAGGCTTTCCATCACTTAAATGTCTTAAAGTATCTTTTAATCCTATAACGCTTGATTTAACATCCTTATTGTTCTCAAAAGGATTCACAGGCATAATATAAGGCTTTAATGGCTCTATGCGATGTAATAAGAAGTTAGCGATAATTTTAAAATCAGGATCATGCTCTAACATCAGTTTAAGCAATAGAATACCGTCTATCCCTCCTAGTGGATGGTTAGAAATAGTTATATAAGGCCCTTTCTTAGGCAGTCTTTTAAGTTCTTCTGGATCTATTTCAAATTCAATTTGAAATTCTTCTAAGATAGCATTTAAAAAATCTAGATTAGACAAATGCTTATTGCGGTCGTAAATTTTATTTAACGTAGTGATTTTAAGCGTCTTCATCAACATCCACCCTGTAAAGGTTCCTAAAAAACCATACTTATCTACGTTAATTGCCTTTGCTACTTCTTTCGCCGTTACTAACCCCATTAAAATTCAAAATTAAGTAATACAAATATACTAAAATCTTCAGCTATTCCATTTTATTTTGTCAGACTAGTACTATTATTCATAAAAAAGAAATTACAAAATATATAAATAACTGATTAAAACAAAGATAAGATATTAAATCAAAAAATATATTTTTTATATTTTTGATTTTTTAAACTACATACTCATTTTATATGAAGATAATCTCGTATAACGTAAATGGAATACGTGCTGCTATAAACAAAGGATTTATAGAATGGATTCAAGAAGAGAATCCTGACATTATATGTCTACAAGAAATTAAAGCAAAAGAAGATCAAATACCTGTAGCAGATATTCTAGCTGCTGGGTATCCATACCAATACTATTATTCTGCTCAGAAAGCAGGGTATAGCGGAGTAGCTGTCTTGTGTAAGCAAGAGCCTAAAAACGTAGTATTCGGAACAGGTATAGACTATATGGACTTCGAAGGTAGAAACTTAAGAGTAGATTATGACGATATCTCTGTGATGTCTCTATACCTACCGTCTGCCTCTAATATAGAGAGACTAGACTTTAAATATCAGTATATGGATGACTTCTTCAGCTATATCGATAACCTAAAGAAAGAGATTCCAAACCTAGTGATCTGTGGAGACTATAATATTTGTCACCAAGCTATCGACATCCATGACCCTGTGCGCAATGCTAAAGTATCAGGTTTCTTGCCAGAAGAACGTGCATGGTTAGACAAGTTCATCAACAATGGTTTTATAGACAGCTTCCGTATGTTCAACCAAGAGCCACATAACTACAGCTGGTGGACATACAGAGCGAATGCTCGTAATAATAATAAAGGGTGGAGAATAGACTATCACTTAGTGACAGAGAATATGAGAAGCAAGATAAAACATGCGACTATACTACCTGATGTAAAGCACTCTGATCACTGCCCAATACTTGTAGAGATAGACGCATAACCCCTATTTCCCCTTAATAAAACAACAAACTATGTCAATTAAAAAGATTAGCCTAGGCTTATTAGCGCTTACCATGTTATCATCATGTGTGACACGCAAGTTATACAATGAACTAGATCAACAGTACAAAGATGCATTAGCCGAAAACGAACAGCTAAGTAGTGAATTAGACCTTATGAACAGTTCTAATACAGATTTAGAAAATATCAAAAGACAACTAGCTGCTCAGTTAAAAGAACTTCAACAAGAGAGAAGTAATCTTAACGCTGAAATCGCTGCTGCACAGAACAAACTAAGAGACCTAGAAAGTTCTTATAACAATCTAGAGAAGCACAGTGAAGAAACACTAAAAGCAGAAGCTGCTAGACTAGCTAAAGCCAAAACGGAACTAGAAGAGAAATCAAGACGTGTAGCTGAGCTAGAAAGTATCTTAGCGGCTAATGATAAACAGATGCGTACTCTAAAAGACAATCTATCTAATGCCCTAAACGCATTCGAAGGTAGAGGACTGACTATCGAACAAAAAAATGGACGTGTCTATGTCTCTATGGAAAACAAATTGTTATTTAAATCTGGTAGCTGGACGATCAGTGATGAAGGAAAAGAGGCAGTAGTAGAGCTAGGCAAGGTATTAGCGGACAACCCCGATATCACAGTACTGATAGAAGGACATACAGATAATGATAAGATATTAGGTAATCTAGGAGATGGCGTGAAGACCAATTGGGACTTATCTACTAAACGATCTTTAACTATCGTATCTATTCTAGAGCAAACACCCAATATAGATAAGAGAAATCTTACAGCTGCTGGTAGAAGTGAATATGCTCCGCTAGCAAGTAACAACACTGCTGAGGGCAAAGCGAAGAACAGACGTATAGAAGTTATCTTAACTCCTAATCTGGATAAAATCAACTCTATGCTGAATCAGTTATAGTAATAACAGAAGATATAAAGTACCCTCTAAAAGGTGAGATGTAGAACATCTCACCTTTTTTCATACCCTCACACTACCCTCTCTTTTTACTTCACTAAATTTTCAACAGTTTATAGTTTTCTTAGGTAATTTCTCTAAAAAAATAGTTACTTTTCACACACATTAGCAGTCCTTATTTGTATTTGTCTGCTATAATGTTTATATTAAAACAGCTATAAATATAAAAGCCATAATTACATGATGATTAATAACTATCTAGTTACTAATATTGATACGATTATCGACCCTCAAAATTTTAATAAACTATACCAATGGTTCTATAATCTACTGGACTTCTTAAGTCTATCAGAATATGCTACCCATGTAGTGACAGCAATTCTGTTACTAACGTCTTTTACGATCTGTATGTTCATTTTAGATTATATTCTAAAGAACTTTTTTATAGTTTTAGTAAAGACTTTTAGTTCTAAGACTAAAACGACGTTTGATGACTTATTAGTAGAGAATAAATTCTTTCACAATGTTACACACTTAATTCCGATTGCCTTAGCGAAGATCTTATTTCCGATATTCTTTTTAGGCTTTCCGAACCTAACGAAGTTTGTGATGTCAGTGACAGATATCTTAGTCACAGTAGCCTTGACCTTAGTGATTCGATCTACTATACGCAGTATACGCGACTACCTAAAGAGCAAGCCACGCCTAGCAGACAAACCTCTAGATAGCTATGCACAGGTATCTAGCATACTAGTCTATTTCTTCTCTGGAATTATTATATTCTCTATCATCACAGGTACAGACCCTATCAAATTCTTAATCTCATTAGGAGCTGCCTCTGCTATCCTTATATTAGTCTTTAAAGATACCATTATGGGATTCGTAGCGAGTATTCAAGTTTCTTCTAATGATATGGTGCGTGTAGGAGACTGGATAGAGATGGCTAAGTATGGCGCAGATGGTACAGTACTAGAGATGAACCTAAGTACGGTGAAGGTGCAGAACTTTGACAAGACAATCACCACCATACCGACTCACCTTCTGATCAGTGACTCATTTAAAAACTATAGAGGAATGCAGACTTCTGGAGGTAGAAGGATTAAGAGAAGTATCAATATTAAAATCTCTTCTATCCGCTATCTAGAGAAGGATGAAATAGAACTACTTAAAAAGATACAACTATTAGCTCCGTATATAGAAGAACGCCAAAAAGAAATAGAAGAATACAACGAGAAAACACAAGCTGATCAATCTATGCCTATCAATGGACGTAGAATAACGAATATAGGAATGTTTAGAGCGTATGTAACAAGATACATACAGCAGAACCCTAATATTCACAAAGAATATCCTCTGATGGTAAGGCATCTACAGCCTACAGAGCACGGGCTACCGATAGAGATATACACCTTCACGAATACCACTGTATGGGCAGTATATGAGAATATCATGGCAGATATATTCGACCACGTATTAGCCGCTGTAGATTATTTCCACCTAGATGTATTCGAATTGCCTTCTTCTGATGACGTAAGACATTTCATACAGAACAGTACTACTAATCATGATTCGTTTGGTAACTAAGAATACTTATTACCATGATTATAACAGGTCGCTATAGCCTGTCTTCTCTTAGACATGAAAGAAAGACTTAAGTATAGCACACTACATACGATGAACACGGTCATGGAGTATCTTTATGGCCGTGTTCTTATTTTATAATCCTAGTTTTTCTATAATGCCTTCTACTTGTTGTTCTGTAGTTGTCAATTTCTCTTTACAGAACACTATTAGTTTAGATGCGCGTTCTACTTTGCTCGCTAGTTCATCTACAGTCACTTCATCATTCTTTAAATCATTCAGAATTGCTTCTAATTCTAAAGCGGCTTTTTCATAAGTAAGTTGTTCCATTGCTTCACTTCTTTTATTTCTGCTAATATAATTCTATACTTCTTATTATAGATTGCTATCTCTAGCTCATCTCCTATATTTAATTCTTTGTGTTCATTCAACAGTTGTCCATTGTGCATCACGATCGCAAACCCTTTCCTTAGAATAGAACTCAGGTCATACGCTGTTGTAATCTCTTCGAAAGTAACTAATCGCACACGTTCTTTCTTCAACTGTCCTTTTGCTTGATAGACCAGTTTCTCTAGCGAAGTATTCAGTTGTTGTTGATGCACATCGATACACTGTTGTGCTAAATAAGCCACTAGCTTCGTTTTTTCTTTTAGCGTCTGATTTTCTTTACCTGTTATGCGTTGAGCCCGATAGGAGATAGACTGCGTTGCACTCTCTATAAACGACTCTTCTGTATGAAGGCGTTTTCTCACCTCTGTTATCAGTCTGTTGGATAACGTACCTAGTTCTTGCTTTTTTTGTTTGGCTTGTGCCACACCATATAACCTTATCTCCTTCTCCGCTACTTCTAGCTTATGCTGTTCTATAGTGATATTCTGTTTATAAGACTGTATAATACCTTCATACATCCTACTGATATCCGTATAGAACAGAGCAGTTCGCTCCACGATATAAGCCGCTACGGCACTCGGCGTTTTAAAATAGTGATTAGCCACAAAGTCAGCTAACGAACTATCAGTCTCATGTCCTATCCCAGTAAATACTGGTGTATGGCTCATGGCTAGCGTCACTGCTAACTCGTAGTGATTAAACACATCTAAGTCTAGCGCAGATCCTCCCCCTCTAATCAGCACGATCACATCATACGCATCTGACTCTATCTGACTCAGCGCCTCTTGTATAGACGCTACAGCCCCATCACCCTGCACTTGACAGTCATAGTGATCTATATGATAGACGAAATTATACTCGTTCTCCTCTAGTTGTTTTATAAAATCGGCATGCCCCGCTGTCCCCTTAGAACTTACTAAGGCTATGCGCTGAAGCACAGCAGGTAGATACAGTTCTTTATTCTTCTGATGATACCCCTTCTCTACTAACTTTCTGAGGTTCTCCTGCTTTATGCGTTCTACCTCCCCTAATGAGTAAGACAAGTCTATCCGATGTATATTAATAGACATCCCGTATAGATTACTAAACGTGACTTCGCAGTAACACATGATCTCAGCCCCATTCTTCAGTATCTCATTCGCATTCTCTCCTAAGGTTTTTTTGATCACATAGGCATTAGATTGCCAGATATTCGCACGACACTTGGCTAACACTACTCCATCTTTATTCTCTACGAGTTCTAGATAGAGATGTCCCTTACGGTCTTCCTTTAGCTGACCTATCTCTGCCCTTAGCCAAAAGTAGTTATTCGATATAGCCTTATCTACTATATCCTTCACTCTATAGAGGATAGTGCTCAGTCGATAATACTTATTGTCTATATACATCTGTTTAAAATCTAGAAACTCTTTAGACCAAAAATACAATCTTTATTAAGATATCTAAACGAAATTCACGGTCATCGTTTCTCATTATTACATTTATGAATAGCACAAAAATAGCTCCGAAATAAGTCTAAAGTGCCCTATTGGGCAGAATTGCTATAATTTATAACAACTCCTTGCTTACATCTCCCCTTTTCAACAGAATTACAACTTCATTCTTTGAGTCTAGTCCTTGTGATTATTATTTGCTAGGCTATTGATCGGTAGGTGGTCGGCTTATTTATAGTACTTTTTAGCCGACCACATACCTATCACATGCCGACCACAAGCCGACCACCCCTATAAAAACATAAAAAACACAATATCATACTCATACTTAATCGCATAATATTCTTTTAATCAGTATAACTTTTTTATCTTTGTTATCCATTAAAAAATAGATATGACTACCGTAAAAATCATCAATAAATCTAAACATTCATTGCCGAATTATGAGAC
It encodes the following:
- the xseB gene encoding exodeoxyribonuclease VII small subunit; this encodes MEQLTYEKAALELEAILNDLKNDEVTVDELASKVERASKLIVFCKEKLTTTEQQVEGIIEKLGL
- a CDS encoding GNAT family N-acyltransferase translates to MGLVTAKEVAKAINVDKYGFLGTFTGWMLMKTLKITTLNKIYDRNKHLSNLDFLNAILEEFQIEFEIDPEELKRLPKKGPYITISNHPLGGIDGILLLKLMLEHDPDFKIIANFLLHRIEPLKPYIMPVNPFENNKDVKSSVIGLKDTLRHLSDGKPLGIFPAGEVSTYKDDKLIVDKPWEEGAIKLIKKANVPVVPIYFHATNSKLFYFLSQINPTLRTAKLPSELLTQKNRVIKVRIGRPISVEEQSEHYDINDYGNFLRFKTYLLSNAYKDEDIRKWIKVPSFNFKLPKSVKDIIEAQPVEKILEEINTLREGDYRLLQSKNYEIFLCKSDLIPTILIELGRLREITFRQVGEGTNNELDLDQYDKYYHHMFLWDNDTQQICGAYRMGLGTEIYKKYGINGFYLNELFRFESELYPMMSQSIEMGRAFIIKEYQQKPMPLFLLWKGIVHTTLRYPEHKYLIGGVSISNQFSDFSKSLMIEFMRSHYFDPYIAQYVTPKMEYKVNLKDSEKDLIFSETDSDLNKFDKIIEDVEPGKLRLPVLIKKYIKQNAKVIAFNVDPLFNNAIDGLMYIKIADLPESTVKPVMEEFEAELERKIQEENNKSEKQQS
- a CDS encoding mechanosensitive ion channel family protein, translating into MMINNYLVTNIDTIIDPQNFNKLYQWFYNLLDFLSLSEYATHVVTAILLLTSFTICMFILDYILKNFFIVLVKTFSSKTKTTFDDLLVENKFFHNVTHLIPIALAKILFPIFFLGFPNLTKFVMSVTDILVTVALTLVIRSTIRSIRDYLKSKPRLADKPLDSYAQVSSILVYFFSGIIIFSIITGTDPIKFLISLGAASAILILVFKDTIMGFVASIQVSSNDMVRVGDWIEMAKYGADGTVLEMNLSTVKVQNFDKTITTIPTHLLISDSFKNYRGMQTSGGRRIKRSINIKISSIRYLEKDEIELLKKIQLLAPYIEERQKEIEEYNEKTQADQSMPINGRRITNIGMFRAYVTRYIQQNPNIHKEYPLMVRHLQPTEHGLPIEIYTFTNTTVWAVYENIMADIFDHVLAAVDYFHLDVFELPSSDDVRHFIQNSTTNHDSFGN
- a CDS encoding 2-hydroxyacid dehydrogenase; its protein translation is MNTKKVLHIDSNHPLMITQLAELGYENVENYTSSKEEIAESINEYEGIIIRSRFSIDQSFLEKATNLKFIGRVGAGLENIDCAYAETKGIALIAAPEGNRTAVGEHALGMLLSLMNKLNLVDQEVRQGIWIREGNRGHEIEGKTVGIIGYGNMGNAFAKRLQGFDCEVIFHDIREGLENAYAKQVSLAELQERADILSLHTPQTPETMYLINKELIQGFKKPFWFINTARGKSVNTTDLVEALKSGKVRGAALDVLEYEKSSFENMFSDNTLPEPMQYLIQAKNVLLSPHIGGWTIESKEKLAQTIIDKIKLL
- a CDS encoding exodeoxyribonuclease III, with protein sequence MKIISYNVNGIRAAINKGFIEWIQEENPDIICLQEIKAKEDQIPVADILAAGYPYQYYYSAQKAGYSGVAVLCKQEPKNVVFGTGIDYMDFEGRNLRVDYDDISVMSLYLPSASNIERLDFKYQYMDDFFSYIDNLKKEIPNLVICGDYNICHQAIDIHDPVRNAKVSGFLPEERAWLDKFINNGFIDSFRMFNQEPHNYSWWTYRANARNNNKGWRIDYHLVTENMRSKIKHATILPDVKHSDHCPILVEIDA
- a CDS encoding OmpA/MotB family protein translates to MSIKKISLGLLALTMLSSCVTRKLYNELDQQYKDALAENEQLSSELDLMNSSNTDLENIKRQLAAQLKELQQERSNLNAEIAAAQNKLRDLESSYNNLEKHSEETLKAEAARLAKAKTELEEKSRRVAELESILAANDKQMRTLKDNLSNALNAFEGRGLTIEQKNGRVYVSMENKLLFKSGSWTISDEGKEAVVELGKVLADNPDITVLIEGHTDNDKILGNLGDGVKTNWDLSTKRSLTIVSILEQTPNIDKRNLTAAGRSEYAPLASNNTAEGKAKNRRIEVILTPNLDKINSMLNQL
- the xseA gene encoding exodeoxyribonuclease VII large subunit: MYIDNKYYRLSTILYRVKDIVDKAISNNYFWLRAEIGQLKEDRKGHLYLELVENKDGVVLAKCRANIWQSNAYVIKKTLGENANEILKNGAEIMCYCEVTFSNLYGMSINIHRIDLSYSLGEVERIKQENLRKLVEKGYHQKNKELYLPAVLQRIALVSSKGTAGHADFIKQLEENEYNFVYHIDHYDCQVQGDGAVASIQEALSQIESDAYDVIVLIRGGGSALDLDVFNHYELAVTLAMSHTPVFTGIGHETDSSLADFVANHYFKTPSAVAAYIVERTALFYTDISRMYEGIIQSYKQNITIEQHKLEVAEKEIRLYGVAQAKQKKQELGTLSNRLITEVRKRLHTEESFIESATQSISYRAQRITGKENQTLKEKTKLVAYLAQQCIDVHQQQLNTSLEKLVYQAKGQLKKERVRLVTFEEITTAYDLSSILRKGFAIVMHNGQLLNEHKELNIGDELEIAIYNKKYRIILAEIKEVKQWNNLLMKKPL